One genomic window of Pieris rapae chromosome 15, ilPieRapa1.1, whole genome shotgun sequence includes the following:
- the LOC110995714 gene encoding dynein axonemal intermediate chain 7, whose amino-acid sequence MNKKERDAWLQQRIEEWRAEKEAEKQAILAGAKEKRLALARERAELMAKDNAEMEIRRDLLAKTCVLFHKFEKQKIDYARKKQLEAEWQQYLRCDGLPDPRVVTQMNTYLHLWQKAACDDNELEIRCRDALPMLAMLEEIVANSRQYTALQAQSYNEVRIALREQLSQAIQCASYSLLRDLEHCLVWDSIQLATYGREFNGLMLNIWVAIPLPTRKRKPVEPDPEPVELTFPAIRVGVKLPKIIDGSNVCVRAARSMVDLLSESSRSFALAAEMPNRYEDLFIFNVKEHTETYKIKKDQDVIRTAFYKDIKEKITEVEKFLKANPYTKNEKEKEELDNLNMAEPPFLPDPRTYIGEQNEFATAF is encoded by the exons ATGAATAAGAAGGAGAGGGACGCATGGCTTCAGCAGCGTATAGAAGAATGGAGAGCGGAGAAAGAAGCAGAAAA ACAAGCTATTTTAGCTGGAGCGAAGGAGAAAAGACTAGCCCTGGCGCGAGAAAGAGCAGAATTGATGGCAAAAGACAATGCCGAGATGGAGATAAGAAGAGATTTATTGGCAAAGACGTGCGTTTTGTTTCATA aatTTGAAAAACAGAAAATTGATTATGCCAGAAAAAAACAACTAGAAGCAGAG TGGCAACAATACCTCCGTTGTGACGGTCTTCCAGATCCGAGGGTTGTGACGCAAATGAATACGTACCTCCATCTATGGCAGAAGGCAGCCTGTGATGATAATGAGTTGGAGATCAGATGCAGGGATGCGCTACCG aTGCTGGCGATGCTGGAAGAGATTGTGGCAAACTCTCGTCAATATACGGCACTACAAGCGCAGTCTTATAATGAG GTGCGAATAGCCCTTCGTGAACAACTATCCCAAGCTATCCAATGCGCTTCCTATTCCCTCCTACGGGATTTGGAACACTGTTTGGTCTGGGACTCCATACAGCTAGCAACGTATGGAAGAGAGTTCAATGGCCTAATGCTAAATATTTGGGTTGCCATACCCTTGCCTACCAGGAAACGGAAACCAGTGGAACCTGATCC agaaCCAGTTGAGTTGACATTTCCCGCGATACGTGTAGGAGTCAAGTTGCCAAAGATTATAGACGGTTCCAATGTGTGCGTGCGTGCAGCCCGGTCTATGGTAGATCTTTTAAGTGAAAGTTCTAGATCTTTTGCTTTAGCGGCTGAGATGCCTAATAGATATGAAg aTCTATTCATATTTAACGTAAAAGAGCATACAGAAACATACAAAATCAAGAAAGACCAGGATGTTATTAGAACAGCATTTTACAAAGAtatcaaagagaaaataacAGAAGTTGAGAAGTTTTTGAAAGCGAATCC ttacacaaaaaatgaaaaagagaAGGAAGAATTGGATAATTTGAATATGGCTGAGCCACCATTCTTGCCGGACCCAAGAACATATATCGGGGAACAAAACg aatTTGCAACGGCGTTTTAA